Proteins from a genomic interval of Candidatus Thermokryptus mobilis:
- the ruvB gene encoding Holliday junction branch migration DNA helicase RuvB, with amino-acid sequence MPRAGYTNPEKLEIDVEVDQQLRPLKFDDFVGQEKIVNNLKVFIQAAKMREEPLDHVLLTGPPGLGKTTLAYIIANELGVGIKVTSGPVIEKPGDLAGILTSLSDREVLFIDEIHRLSPVVEEYLYSAMEDFKIDIVIDTGPNARSVKLNLPRFTLVGATTRAGLLTAPLRARFGISARLDYYTPDELCQIIKRSAKILQIQITEEGAYEIARRSRGTPRIANRLLKRSRDFAQADKNLAEYGGVITKEVAEYALKALDVDEHGLDDMDKRILLTIIEKYNGGPVGIGTIAVAVGEEEGTIEEVYEPYLIQEGFIKRTPRGRVATELAYRHFGFIKTRSEKQPGLFDN; translated from the coding sequence ATGCCAAGAGCAGGTTATACAAACCCTGAAAAGCTTGAGATTGATGTTGAGGTTGATCAGCAATTAAGACCTTTAAAATTTGACGACTTTGTCGGGCAGGAAAAAATTGTCAATAATTTGAAGGTTTTCATACAGGCTGCTAAAATGAGGGAGGAACCCCTTGACCATGTGCTTTTGACTGGTCCTCCGGGGCTTGGTAAGACAACACTTGCTTATATAATTGCAAATGAACTTGGGGTTGGAATAAAAGTGACCTCAGGTCCTGTCATTGAGAAACCTGGTGACCTTGCTGGGATTTTGACAAGTTTAAGTGATAGGGAAGTTCTTTTTATTGACGAGATTCATCGCCTTAGTCCGGTAGTTGAGGAATATCTTTATTCTGCGATGGAGGATTTTAAAATTGATATAGTGATAGATACTGGTCCTAATGCGAGAAGTGTTAAGTTAAATTTGCCTAGGTTTACGCTTGTGGGTGCAACTACCAGGGCTGGGCTTTTAACTGCTCCATTGAGGGCGAGGTTTGGCATAAGTGCTCGGCTTGATTATTATACACCCGATGAACTTTGTCAAATCATAAAGCGTTCGGCAAAGATTTTGCAAATCCAGATAACTGAAGAAGGCGCTTATGAAATAGCGCGAAGGTCAAGGGGGACACCGAGGATAGCGAACAGGTTATTGAAAAGATCAAGGGATTTCGCTCAAGCTGATAAAAATCTTGCCGAATATGGTGGCGTGATAACTAAGGAGGTCGCTGAATATGCTCTTAAAGCACTTGATGTTGATGAGCACGGACTTGATGATATGGATAAGAGAATTCTTTTAACGATAATAGAAAAATACAACGGTGGTCCAGTTGGTATAGGAACTATAGCTGTTGCTGTTGGTGAAGAGGAGGGCACAATTGAGGAGGTTTATGAGCCATATTTAATTCAGGAAGGGTTTATCAAGAGAACTCCTCGTGGTAGGGTTGCAACGGAGCTTGCATACAGGCATTTCGGTTTTATAAAAACGCGCTCTGAAAAGCAACCTGGCTTATTTGATAACTAA
- a CDS encoding T9SS type A sorting domain-containing protein — protein MHNILVFKFTGDTILPTPYRLETGDNIIFALDLDSQGRVYVINDSSYGRDDDIKIFPSIKSDPNAWITHTATPILKIDLPDGVYKGIEVNSDGSWLFVSYSDTTERKVVKYVGSPQTGYQVDSKFNFQLGEADTGGSSMWKGTPIGLEYLDENNLLFIACAVWRPSPLSMGYPYGRIYVVSGTTGEPIDTIDIAKWNYIMTGGYSTRTDGTTPGNASGYTSPYDVKFDEKKNLYTQSYYGWTVDKWVYQGTLPVIPLKVEKIGDEIPVGYELKQNYPNPFNPSTTIEFSIPERQKVSLKIYTILGQEVATLVDEELEAGRYKVIFDAKDLASGTYIYTLRAGKFVESKKLMFVK, from the coding sequence ATGCACAACATTCTTGTTTTCAAATTCACAGGCGACACAATTTTGCCAACCCCCTATCGGCTTGAAACGGGAGATAATATAATCTTTGCGCTTGATCTTGATTCTCAAGGGAGAGTTTATGTAATTAACGATAGTAGTTATGGCCGAGATGATGACATTAAAATCTTTCCGTCAATCAAAAGTGATCCAAATGCTTGGATAACGCATACCGCGACGCCAATTTTAAAAATTGACCTTCCGGATGGGGTTTACAAAGGTATAGAAGTAAATAGCGATGGTTCGTGGTTGTTTGTGTCCTATAGTGACACAACAGAAAGGAAAGTTGTTAAATATGTCGGCTCACCTCAAACCGGTTATCAAGTTGACTCAAAGTTTAATTTCCAACTCGGTGAAGCTGATACAGGTGGTTCTTCTATGTGGAAAGGAACGCCGATCGGTTTAGAGTATTTAGACGAGAATAATCTTTTATTTATAGCTTGTGCTGTTTGGAGACCCTCGCCTTTATCAATGGGATATCCTTATGGAAGGATTTATGTTGTAAGCGGGACGACGGGCGAGCCGATTGACACTATTGATATTGCTAAATGGAATTACATTATGACCGGGGGTTATAGCACCAGAACGGATGGGACAACGCCAGGAAATGCATCTGGCTACACTTCGCCTTATGATGTGAAGTTTGATGAGAAGAAAAATCTTTACACGCAATCATATTATGGTTGGACTGTTGATAAATGGGTTTATCAGGGGACGCTTCCTGTTATTCCTTTGAAGGTTGAAAAGATTGGCGATGAAATTCCTGTTGGTTATGAGCTGAAGCAGAATTATCCGAATCCATTTAACCCGAGCACGACGATTGAATTTTCAATTCCGGAGAGGCAGAAAGTTAGTTTAAAAATTTATACTATCCTTGGGCAGGAAGTTGCGACACTTGTTGATGAAGAACTTGAAGCGGGGAGATATAAAGTTATTTTTGATGCCAAGGACCTTGCAAGTGGGACATACATTTACACATTGAGGGCTGGTAAATTTGTTGAAAGTAAGAAGCTTATGTTTGTGAAGTAG
- a CDS encoding FAD:protein FMN transferase: protein MLKLFAILQLISLILPPPQGKSYYLMGTYSYIEMPSADLNKKAYKILHDIETKLSDYIDSSEVSRINANAGKNFLKVSSITMEMIKKAIEVSEKSFGYFDITIGALTINAKRLKKIDEFRAKELVNFKDILIKGDSVMLKRENMAIDPGGIGKGFAIEMCYKKLNSKKGFISIGGDMKIWGHKRTIAVRDPRNGTSLVQMVNSKDVSISTSGNYLRKHIETPEDDVLQVTVAHEDGGFADAYSTAIFAMPEKMRRKFIEDNPDVGVLIVYKDGSIFINKRFMEFFEILLFKTNSEKQRRKN, encoded by the coding sequence ATGCTAAAACTTTTCGCAATTTTGCAACTTATATCGCTGATATTACCACCGCCACAAGGAAAAAGCTATTATCTAATGGGAACATACTCATACATTGAGATGCCAAGCGCGGACCTTAACAAAAAAGCATACAAAATCCTGCACGACATTGAAACAAAACTTTCAGATTATATTGACTCGTCCGAGGTCTCAAGGATAAACGCAAATGCAGGAAAAAACTTCCTAAAGGTTTCAAGTATAACAATGGAAATGATAAAAAAAGCAATTGAAGTGTCAGAGAAAAGCTTTGGGTATTTTGACATAACAATCGGTGCCCTGACGATAAACGCTAAAAGGTTGAAAAAAATTGACGAATTTAGAGCAAAAGAACTTGTTAACTTCAAAGATATATTAATAAAAGGAGATAGTGTGATGCTTAAAAGAGAGAACATGGCGATTGACCCTGGAGGCATAGGCAAAGGATTCGCAATTGAAATGTGTTACAAGAAACTTAACTCAAAGAAAGGTTTCATCTCAATTGGCGGTGATATGAAAATATGGGGACATAAAAGAACGATAGCTGTGAGAGACCCAAGAAATGGCACATCATTGGTTCAAATGGTTAATTCAAAAGATGTTAGCATCTCCACATCGGGAAATTATTTGAGAAAGCACATTGAGACGCCAGAAGATGATGTGCTTCAAGTGACCGTTGCACATGAAGATGGAGGATTTGCTGATGCTTATTCAACCGCAATCTTTGCGATGCCAGAAAAAATGAGAAGAAAATTTATTGAAGATAACCCGGATGTTGGAGTCTTAATCGTCTACAAAGATGGCTCAATCTTTATTAACAAAAGGTTTATGGAATTTTTTGAAATCTTGCTCTTCAAAACAAATTCGGAAAAACAAAGGAGGAAAAATTAA
- a CDS encoding FMN-binding protein, whose protein sequence is MSTLLLTFLLFQIGKPEKILNEIYPNSKIEIKNIVLSETQKNKVKELSGVEIEGKLVTFYLVKFNDQVKFYGFVDVHIVRTLPEVVLYVLNDRGEIELIQILSFKEPPEYKADDNWLKYLKGKTLGKNLLRLRRDVPNMTGATLTAKAITDNARKVIALWKVIFGEVR, encoded by the coding sequence ATGTCAACCCTTTTATTAACTTTTCTACTTTTTCAAATCGGGAAACCAGAAAAGATTTTAAATGAAATTTACCCCAACTCCAAAATTGAGATAAAAAATATCGTCCTTTCTGAAACGCAAAAAAATAAGGTTAAAGAACTCTCCGGGGTTGAAATTGAAGGCAAGCTCGTAACATTTTACCTTGTCAAATTTAACGATCAAGTCAAATTTTACGGTTTCGTAGATGTGCATATCGTTAGGACTCTACCAGAGGTTGTGCTTTATGTTTTAAATGATAGAGGTGAAATTGAATTAATTCAAATTCTCTCTTTTAAAGAACCGCCCGAATACAAAGCAGATGATAACTGGTTGAAATATCTGAAAGGCAAAACACTTGGTAAAAATCTTTTGCGTTTGCGCCGAGATGTCCCAAACATGACCGGTGCAACACTTACAGCAAAAGCGATAACCGACAATGCAAGAAAAGTCATCGCACTTTGGAAAGTGATTTTTGGTGAAGTGAGATGA
- a CDS encoding NAD+ synthase, which yields MEILERSKDLKLNTKFVRKILVDFIRKETTRFGLNRAVIGVSGGVDSAVSAYLATEALGKENVLGVMMPYKTSSRDSIEDAQLVISNLGIRSELIDITPMCEPYFERFPDMNNIRRGNVMARMRMIILYDLSAREKALVIGTSNKTELLLGYGTLYGDMASAINPLGDLYKTQVWQLAEELGVPRKIIEKKPTADLWVGQTDEDELGISYKEVDKLLYFMVDERKADEELIELGFERVLIEKVKLMVQRNQFKRRPPIIAKISYRTINIDFRYARDWGS from the coding sequence ATGGAAATACTTGAAAGGTCTAAAGACTTAAAGCTTAACACAAAGTTTGTGCGCAAGATTCTCGTTGATTTCATAAGAAAGGAAACAACACGGTTTGGTCTTAACAGAGCAGTGATAGGTGTTTCTGGTGGGGTTGATTCGGCTGTTTCAGCTTATCTTGCAACCGAAGCCCTCGGTAAGGAAAATGTCCTTGGTGTGATGATGCCTTACAAGACGAGTTCGCGAGATAGCATTGAAGATGCACAACTTGTCATTTCAAATCTTGGGATAAGGAGCGAATTAATTGATATAACTCCAATGTGTGAGCCATATTTTGAAAGGTTTCCAGATATGAACAACATCAGACGCGGGAATGTCATGGCGAGGATGAGAATGATAATTTTATATGACCTTTCAGCTCGTGAGAAAGCTCTCGTGATTGGGACAAGCAACAAAACTGAACTTCTTCTTGGTTACGGTACTCTCTATGGCGATATGGCAAGTGCTATAAATCCTCTCGGTGATTTGTATAAAACGCAGGTTTGGCAACTTGCTGAAGAGCTTGGGGTTCCAAGAAAAATAATAGAGAAAAAACCAACCGCCGACCTTTGGGTTGGACAAACGGATGAGGACGAGCTTGGTATTTCTTATAAAGAGGTTGATAAACTGCTTTACTTCATGGTTGATGAAAGAAAAGCGGATGAAGAATTAATTGAACTTGGATTTGAAAGGGTGTTAATTGAAAAGGTGAAACTTATGGTTCAGCGAAATCAGTTCAAAAGGCGTCCGCCGATCATTGCGAAAATTTCATATAGAACAATAAATATTGATTTCAGATACGCCCGCGATTGGGGAAGTTGA
- a CDS encoding Gfo/Idh/MocA family oxidoreductase, translating into MKKFIAVVGSGSWGKNLVRNFYEIGVLKVVCDINETNFDELKERYSAIYTNSIEEILKDDEIKAVAVATPSETHYELAKKFLLSGKDVFVEKPLVLKVDEAVELVKIAEGKNLILMVDHVLQYHPAVQKLKDLIKNGELGEIKYIYSNRLNFGKFRREENTLWSFAPHDVSLILSIAGEVPEKVSSFGGSYFFTEDTQANSSGLNDISKIPCDVTVTHLEFKNGIRAHIFVSWIHPYKEQKLVVIGTKKMAVFDDTERENKLVLYPHKVEWINSLPVAKKADVEVIDIPKDEPLRNACLHFVECVNLRKKPLTDGLESINVLKVLELASESLRNNGVKLKMGSNYFAHETAVIDQPCEIGEGTKIWHFTHIMSGAKIGRNCVIGQNCFIGSRAVIGNGVKIQNNVSVYDLVTLEDYVFVGPSAVFTNDINPRAKYPKGGKWIPTLVREGATIGANATILCGITIGRWAMVGAGAVVTRDVPDYAIVTGIPAKLTGWVCECGEKINFKKSKAVCKRCGRSYQKRGNKVTKIEN; encoded by the coding sequence ATGAAAAAGTTCATCGCTGTTGTTGGTTCGGGAAGCTGGGGGAAAAATCTTGTCAGAAATTTTTATGAGATTGGCGTTTTAAAAGTAGTTTGCGATATAAATGAGACAAATTTTGATGAACTTAAAGAGAGGTATAGTGCAATTTATACGAATTCAATTGAGGAAATTCTTAAAGATGACGAGATAAAAGCTGTTGCAGTTGCAACGCCGTCTGAAACGCACTATGAACTTGCAAAGAAATTTTTATTATCGGGCAAGGATGTTTTTGTGGAGAAGCCATTGGTGCTGAAAGTTGATGAAGCGGTTGAACTTGTGAAAATAGCCGAGGGGAAAAATTTAATTTTAATGGTTGACCATGTCCTTCAGTATCATCCCGCTGTGCAGAAGCTTAAAGACCTAATAAAAAATGGAGAACTTGGCGAAATAAAATATATTTATTCAAACAGGTTAAATTTTGGAAAGTTTAGGCGTGAGGAAAACACGCTTTGGAGTTTCGCCCCGCACGATGTCTCCCTGATACTTTCAATTGCGGGTGAAGTGCCGGAAAAAGTTTCCTCTTTTGGCGGAAGTTATTTCTTTACAGAAGATACTCAAGCAAATTCAAGCGGTTTAAATGATATTTCAAAGATACCGTGTGATGTAACTGTTACGCATCTTGAATTTAAAAATGGAATCAGGGCTCATATCTTTGTCAGTTGGATTCATCCATACAAGGAGCAAAAACTCGTTGTCATAGGGACGAAGAAGATGGCTGTCTTTGATGATACAGAAAGGGAAAATAAACTTGTGCTTTATCCACACAAAGTTGAATGGATTAATTCTCTCCCAGTTGCTAAAAAAGCCGATGTAGAAGTCATTGATATACCTAAAGATGAACCTCTGAGGAATGCTTGTCTTCATTTCGTTGAATGTGTTAATTTAAGAAAAAAACCGTTGACGGATGGGTTAGAGTCAATAAATGTATTGAAAGTTCTTGAACTTGCGAGTGAATCATTAAGAAATAACGGTGTTAAATTGAAAATGGGATCAAATTACTTTGCTCATGAAACAGCTGTGATTGATCAACCTTGTGAAATTGGTGAAGGGACAAAGATTTGGCATTTCACGCATATTATGAGTGGGGCAAAGATTGGGAGAAATTGTGTCATAGGACAAAACTGTTTCATTGGGTCAAGGGCTGTGATAGGGAATGGGGTAAAAATTCAAAATAATGTCTCTGTTTACGATCTTGTGACGCTTGAGGATTATGTTTTTGTAGGTCCCTCGGCTGTGTTTACAAACGACATCAACCCAAGGGCGAAATATCCCAAAGGTGGCAAATGGATTCCGACGCTTGTTCGTGAAGGTGCTACAATTGGGGCAAATGCGACGATACTTTGCGGTATAACGATAGGGCGTTGGGCAATGGTTGGAGCAGGTGCTGTTGTTACAAGGGATGTCCCAGACTATGCAATCGTCACCGGCATCCCAGCAAAGTTGACAGGTTGGGTTTGTGAATGTGGAGAAAAAATAAACTTCAAAAAAAGTAAAGCGGTCTGCAAAAGGTGCGGAAGAAGTTATCAAAAAAGAGGAAATAAGGTAACGAAAATTGAAAATTAA
- the sppA gene encoding signal peptide peptidase SppA: MKIKIFPFLISVLAFLNLHSQTLHPPIIERYLFSATTEGADGIRFNPAITGIKHHTNFNFYVSTFNKPLSKNFDLGFLFQNNRAGLGLKSEKFGDSSMTLLSFSLGFGKRNFTGGFGIDYIKVNDEPFKTSFNIGFLSRPFEFVAFSFVLQNLTGRYFRATPFERKYIFGAGLRPIGDDRLTLSADVYINDKGKLKNSNYKYGAEFKIIDGLKISALFDNSKIFKREKVLLFGVTINFQNAGVKFFSNGNKINSKFTISTFYSSEFLPTSFYPVKRIAEVEIKGVIPDYKEQPSIFSKPRRSVHDIVSEIERSAKDKDINGLILKIYPFSGEIKIYELEAITQEIVDAVKKVKRAGKPVVAYLGGESASVNELYLASVVDKIVIAPECMIVGYGAIINVERLKSFFEKFGIEWDAMTAGKFKSTFHSYYTDSATTEQAQLIKSLAEDIHRQMMEQISKARGIEFTDDLISEISSIVTPSRAKELGIVDEIGFYNEAKKMVNKLANKRDDEKVNLVKVGARRDWETSWGEVPKIAVIGVHGSILTGESQPPIPFPFLSERITGSETIVKQIHQAVKDKSVKAIILRVNSPGGSALASNEIYTALKEARKKKPVVVSFGNIAASGGYYVSCGSEKIFASPATLTGSIGVVFAKPVISKLYDNLKIKIEQYKEGEHSDMFSPIRHLTDIEKKKVEEMLEYTYISFKQKVAENRNMTLDEVEDLAQGKVYTGAQALKLKLVDEFGGLSQAIAYAGEKLKLKKYEVKFYTVPSLLGFELGIVERVMNSLFIKND; the protein is encoded by the coding sequence ATGAAAATTAAAATTTTCCCCTTTTTGATTTCAGTTCTTGCGTTTTTAAACCTACACTCGCAGACCCTTCACCCTCCAATAATTGAAAGATATTTGTTTAGCGCAACAACTGAGGGCGCCGATGGCATAAGGTTTAATCCAGCGATCACAGGTATTAAACATCATACAAACTTCAATTTTTATGTTTCAACTTTTAACAAGCCGTTATCAAAAAATTTTGACTTGGGATTTCTTTTTCAAAATAACAGAGCGGGGTTGGGCTTAAAGTCGGAAAAATTTGGCGATTCTTCAATGACGCTTCTATCTTTTTCACTCGGCTTTGGCAAAAGGAATTTCACTGGTGGATTTGGGATTGATTACATTAAAGTAAATGATGAACCCTTTAAAACATCATTTAACATCGGATTTCTTTCAAGACCATTTGAGTTCGTTGCATTTTCGTTTGTTCTTCAAAACTTGACAGGAAGATATTTCAGAGCAACGCCTTTTGAAAGAAAATACATATTTGGGGCAGGACTTAGACCGATAGGTGATGATAGATTGACCTTGTCTGCGGATGTTTATATAAATGACAAAGGTAAATTAAAAAACTCAAATTACAAGTATGGTGCTGAATTTAAAATTATTGATGGCTTGAAGATCAGTGCATTGTTTGATAACTCAAAAATTTTCAAAAGGGAAAAAGTTTTGCTTTTCGGGGTTACGATTAATTTTCAAAACGCTGGAGTTAAATTTTTCTCAAACGGCAACAAAATAAACTCCAAATTTACCATTTCAACTTTTTATTCAAGTGAGTTTCTTCCAACTTCATTTTATCCTGTTAAGAGAATCGCTGAGGTGGAAATAAAAGGTGTGATTCCCGATTACAAAGAACAGCCGTCAATTTTTTCAAAGCCAAGGCGAAGTGTTCATGATATAGTTTCTGAAATTGAACGATCAGCAAAGGATAAAGACATAAATGGGTTGATTTTAAAAATTTATCCCTTTTCTGGGGAGATAAAAATCTATGAGCTTGAAGCGATTACACAGGAAATAGTTGATGCGGTTAAAAAAGTCAAGAGAGCAGGGAAACCAGTTGTTGCTTATCTCGGTGGTGAAAGTGCAAGCGTAAATGAACTTTACCTCGCAAGCGTTGTAGATAAAATCGTCATCGCTCCTGAGTGTATGATAGTCGGGTATGGGGCGATTATAAATGTTGAACGGCTTAAAAGTTTCTTTGAGAAGTTCGGCATAGAGTGGGATGCGATGACTGCTGGAAAATTTAAGTCAACATTTCACTCTTATTACACCGATTCAGCTACGACTGAGCAAGCGCAACTTATCAAATCCCTTGCTGAGGATATTCATAGGCAGATGATGGAACAGATTTCAAAGGCAAGGGGAATTGAATTCACTGATGATTTGATCAGCGAAATTTCAAGCATTGTGACACCATCGCGGGCAAAGGAGCTCGGTATAGTTGATGAGATAGGTTTTTACAATGAGGCGAAAAAAATGGTGAATAAACTTGCTAATAAACGCGATGATGAAAAAGTGAATCTTGTAAAAGTCGGAGCGAGAAGGGATTGGGAAACATCCTGGGGTGAGGTTCCGAAGATAGCTGTTATAGGTGTCCATGGTTCAATTCTAACAGGTGAAAGTCAACCGCCGATTCCGTTTCCTTTTCTGAGTGAGCGAATAACTGGTTCTGAAACAATCGTCAAGCAAATCCATCAGGCTGTAAAGGATAAGAGCGTTAAGGCGATAATTTTAAGAGTTAACAGTCCGGGTGGTTCTGCGCTTGCTTCAAATGAAATTTATACTGCGCTTAAAGAAGCAAGGAAGAAGAAGCCGGTTGTGGTTTCCTTTGGTAACATTGCAGCAAGCGGTGGATATTATGTCTCGTGCGGTTCGGAGAAAATTTTTGCAAGCCCAGCTACACTAACTGGAAGTATCGGTGTCGTCTTTGCCAAACCGGTCATTTCAAAACTTTACGATAATCTCAAAATCAAGATTGAACAATATAAAGAAGGGGAACATTCAGATATGTTTTCTCCCATAAGACATCTGACAGATATTGAGAAGAAAAAGGTTGAAGAGATGCTTGAATATACATACATTTCATTTAAGCAAAAGGTTGCGGAGAATAGAAATATGACGCTTGATGAAGTTGAAGATTTGGCTCAAGGGAAAGTTTACACTGGAGCTCAAGCGCTCAAGTTAAAGCTCGTAGATGAATTCGGTGGTTTAAGTCAAGCGATTGCATATGCTGGAGAAAAGTTGAAACTGAAAAAGTATGAGGTAAAGTTTTATACCGTTCCTTCACTCTTAGGTTTTGAGCTTGGAATAGTTGAACGAGTGATGAATTCCTTGTTTATAAAAAATGATTGA